In one window of Prevotella fusca JCM 17724 DNA:
- a CDS encoding diaminopimelate dehydrogenase has translation MKKIRAAVVGYGNIGVYSVHALEAAKDFEIAGIVRRQGDKDKPLELTPYEVVDDITKLKDVDVAILSAPTRSCPEYAEKITALGINTVDSFDIHGSILDYRTKQMENNKRTNTVSVIAAGWDPGSDSVVRILLESLAPEGLSYTNFGPGRSMGHSVVARSKKGVKEALSMTIPLGEGIHRRMVYVELEEGANLEEVTKELKADDYFAHDELHVFAVPSVAALNDVGHGVHMTRKGVSGKTHNQRFSFDMSINNPALTAQVLVNVARASMRLAPGCYTMPEIPVIDMLPGSREDIIATLV, from the coding sequence ATGAAGAAGATTAGAGCAGCTGTTGTGGGCTATGGTAACATTGGTGTTTACAGTGTTCATGCACTTGAAGCAGCAAAGGATTTTGAGATTGCAGGTATCGTTCGCCGTCAGGGTGACAAGGATAAACCATTGGAACTGACCCCATACGAGGTTGTTGATGATATAACAAAGCTGAAGGATGTTGATGTGGCTATCCTCTCTGCACCTACTCGCAGCTGCCCAGAGTATGCTGAGAAGATTACAGCCTTGGGTATCAATACCGTAGACTCTTTCGATATTCACGGTTCAATTCTTGACTATCGCACCAAGCAGATGGAGAACAACAAGCGCACAAACACCGTCAGTGTCATTGCTGCCGGTTGGGACCCGGGTTCAGACTCTGTGGTACGTATCCTGTTGGAGAGCCTTGCACCAGAGGGACTTTCTTATACCAACTTCGGTCCGGGTCGCTCCATGGGTCACTCTGTTGTGGCACGCAGCAAGAAAGGCGTTAAGGAAGCATTGTCAATGACGATTCCTCTCGGTGAGGGAATCCACCGCCGTATGGTTTATGTTGAACTGGAAGAGGGTGCAAACCTTGAGGAAGTAACCAAGGAGCTCAAGGCTGACGATTACTTTGCACATGACGAGCTTCACGTGTTTGCCGTACCAAGCGTAGCTGCCTTGAATGATGTCGGTCATGGTGTCCACATGACGCGTAAGGGTGTGAGCGGTAAGACGCATAACCAGCGTTTCTCTTTCGACATGAGTATCAATAACCCTGCCCTCACCGCACAGGTACTTGTCAACGTGGCACGTGCCAGCATGCGCCTTGCTCCGGGCTGCTACACAATGCCTGAGATTCCAGTCATTGATATGCTGCCGGGTAGTCGCGAGGATATTATTGCGACTTTGGTTTAA
- a CDS encoding PH domain-containing protein, whose product MRTFQHKVTINDMGAITIFGLGAFFCLWNRTNSLMVILGCLLIIVTIRAVDRAIHTSYVLTDDSALQIKTGRIGLTKHILLSEVKSVEKRPFAFHLGHYALIEMMNGSVVSVQPDNVDSFLSALKKRIEKKDNEV is encoded by the coding sequence ATGAGAACTTTCCAGCATAAAGTAACGATAAACGACATGGGTGCCATTACGATTTTCGGTCTTGGTGCCTTCTTCTGTCTGTGGAATCGTACCAACAGTCTGATGGTGATTCTCGGCTGTCTGCTTATCATTGTGACTATCAGAGCCGTAGACCGTGCCATCCATACAAGCTATGTGTTGACTGATGACAGTGCTCTGCAGATAAAGACAGGACGGATAGGACTGACGAAACACATCCTTCTCAGTGAGGTGAAATCGGTTGAGAAGCGTCCGTTTGCTTTTCATCTGGGACACTATGCACTGATAGAGATGATGAACGGCAGCGTTGTCAGCGTACAACCCGATAATGTAGACAGTTTCCTGTCAGCACTGAAGAAACGAATAGAAAAGAAAGATAACGAGGTATGA
- the dacB gene encoding D-alanyl-D-alanine carboxypeptidase/D-alanyl-D-alanine endopeptidase translates to MRLKYLSALVLGVVLSLPVQAQVYLDSTEVADVLNPKGITVVRQRVANVPNVVSEEEEDTDSIIPAFTTDSRLSWKENVTARLDGILRSSLLETVQTSVMVWDLTDDVPVYQFRERLHLRPASTMKCLTAIAALDKLGADYDFKTRIYYTGEIDDSTQVLRGDLYCVGGMDPMFSSSDMTEIARAVRDQGIKTIEGNIYADLSFKDRDRLGEGWCWDDKNPTLSPLLVDGKDDFTYRFSRRLEEMGVLVNGFTDERQMPADARLLTTRTHSIRQVLHRMMKVSDNLYAESMFYQLAASGGIRWAGAKAGRQYENALFNRIGLDSRNYYVADGSGLSLYNYVSAELEAKLLRYAYQHSDIYDAYLEAQPIAGVDGTLKSRMRGTAAVGNVRAKTGTVKGVSSLAGYLTASNGHRLCFAIINNGGLTNGPMRNLQNKICVALCQ, encoded by the coding sequence ATGAGATTAAAATACTTATCGGCACTGGTCTTAGGTGTCGTATTGAGTCTGCCTGTACAGGCACAGGTTTATTTAGACAGTACGGAAGTTGCGGACGTTCTGAACCCGAAAGGCATTACTGTTGTTCGGCAAAGGGTAGCCAATGTGCCCAATGTGGTCAGCGAGGAAGAGGAAGACACAGATAGTATTATTCCTGCTTTCACCACTGACAGCCGTCTTAGCTGGAAGGAGAATGTCACTGCCCGACTGGATGGAATCCTTCGGAGCTCACTTCTGGAGACGGTGCAGACAAGTGTAATGGTGTGGGACTTGACGGATGACGTGCCGGTTTATCAGTTCCGTGAGCGTCTTCACCTGCGTCCTGCGTCTACGATGAAGTGCCTCACTGCCATCGCTGCCTTGGATAAACTCGGTGCTGACTATGACTTCAAGACACGCATCTACTATACGGGTGAGATAGATGATTCCACACAGGTGCTGCGTGGCGACCTCTATTGCGTGGGCGGTATGGACCCGATGTTCTCCTCTTCGGATATGACTGAGATTGCCCGTGCTGTCCGTGACCAGGGTATCAAGACGATAGAAGGGAATATCTATGCCGACCTCTCCTTCAAGGATCGTGACCGACTGGGCGAGGGCTGGTGCTGGGATGACAAGAATCCTACGCTCTCCCCCTTGCTTGTTGATGGCAAGGACGATTTCACCTATCGTTTCTCTCGTAGGTTAGAGGAAATGGGTGTGTTGGTCAATGGCTTTACTGACGAACGTCAGATGCCAGCTGATGCACGCTTGCTTACAACGCGGACACATTCTATCCGACAGGTGCTCCACCGTATGATGAAAGTGAGCGACAATCTTTATGCCGAGTCTATGTTCTATCAGTTGGCTGCCAGTGGTGGCATACGGTGGGCAGGTGCAAAGGCTGGACGCCAGTATGAGAATGCGCTCTTCAACCGTATCGGACTGGATTCCCGCAACTATTATGTTGCTGACGGTTCTGGTTTGTCCTTATACAACTATGTGAGTGCCGAGCTTGAAGCCAAGCTGTTGCGTTATGCCTATCAGCATTCAGACATCTATGATGCCTACCTTGAGGCGCAGCCGATAGCCGGGGTGGATGGAACTCTGAAGAGCAGGATGCGTGGAACGGCTGCAGTCGGCAATGTCCGGGCGAAGACGGGTACGGTGAAGGGTGTCAGTTCGCTGGCTGGTTACCTCACTGCTTCCAACGGACATCGTCTCTGTTTCGCTATTATTAACAATGGAGGACTCACCAACGGACCGATGCGCAATCTGCAGAACAAGATCTGCGTGGCGTTGTGCCAGTAG
- a CDS encoding mechanosensitive ion channel family protein yields MLPKITNNLLNDVLEEIRIFVEDIIESIGVHGSAVPLLRHVLLAVVAVLLAFIAERICKYVFVPLILRLVKRTQAKWDEIIFDQRVLRTACHIVPALVIWLLMPLVFYQFPIVQEVLTRLTAVYLTVVTTRLVVGIIDRLRYLNTKPGNSMSLYLKSFCGVLKILAIFIAVIVVVGILINRSPVTLLAGLGATSAILMLVFKDTIDGLVAGVRLTSNEMIHIGDRITMPGGFVDGTVIDITLTTVKVRQSDNTITTVPPLTLVSGMFQNWKGVQDVEGQRVKKMIYFDVRSIRVADDELKQRLVEKGLAKTEDLQGEVVTTALFRHYMEHYLAKREDVNEKMPLLVRQLEATQAGVPIELYFFLREKDWIPYEHAMADILEHVYAYANEFGLKVYAQNPTQ; encoded by the coding sequence ATGTTACCAAAGATAACCAATAACCTTCTCAATGATGTCCTCGAAGAGATAAGAATATTTGTTGAGGACATCATCGAATCGATAGGTGTACACGGCAGTGCCGTGCCCCTGCTGCGCCATGTCCTGTTGGCTGTAGTGGCAGTCCTGCTGGCTTTCATCGCCGAACGCATCTGCAAGTATGTGTTTGTACCTCTCATACTGCGTCTGGTGAAGCGTACGCAGGCGAAGTGGGATGAGATAATCTTTGACCAGCGGGTGCTGCGCACAGCCTGCCACATCGTCCCCGCCTTGGTAATATGGCTGCTGATGCCCCTTGTCTTCTATCAGTTTCCGATTGTGCAGGAGGTGTTGACACGGCTGACTGCCGTCTATCTCACTGTGGTAACGACACGTCTGGTAGTCGGCATCATTGACCGTCTGCGTTATCTCAACACAAAACCCGGCAACTCAATGAGCCTTTATCTCAAGTCATTCTGTGGTGTTCTGAAAATTCTTGCCATCTTCATTGCCGTGATAGTAGTGGTCGGAATCCTCATCAATCGCAGTCCGGTGACACTGCTGGCAGGGCTCGGAGCCACGTCGGCTATCCTTATGCTGGTGTTCAAGGACACCATTGACGGCCTTGTTGCAGGTGTCCGACTGACCAGTAACGAGATGATACATATCGGCGACCGTATCACAATGCCGGGTGGTTTCGTGGATGGTACGGTCATTGACATCACCCTGACGACCGTAAAGGTGCGCCAGTCCGACAATACCATCACCACCGTACCGCCCCTGACGCTGGTCAGCGGAATGTTCCAGAACTGGAAGGGAGTGCAGGATGTAGAGGGGCAGAGGGTCAAGAAGATGATTTACTTTGATGTGCGCAGCATCCGTGTGGCGGACGATGAACTCAAACAACGGCTTGTTGAAAAGGGACTTGCAAAGACTGAAGACCTGCAAGGGGAGGTTGTCACCACAGCACTGTTCCGTCATTACATGGAGCATTACCTTGCCAAGCGTGAGGATGTCAACGAGAAGATGCCGCTTCTTGTCCGCCAGCTTGAGGCAACACAGGCAGGTGTACCTATAGAGCTTTATTTCTTCCTGCGTGAGAAAGACTGGATTCCTTATGAGCACGCAATGGCTGACATCCTTGAACACGTCTATGCCTATGCCAATGAGTTCGGACTGAAAGTCTATGCGCAGAATCCTACGCAATAA
- a CDS encoding class I SAM-dependent DNA methyltransferase — MITGEIKNKIDQIWDTFHVSGITNPITVLEQMTYIFFMKMLDDKQLQEEDTARDFETSIKNPTFLVGQNWFNPVTKQNVPYDSMRWSVFRHTGPENMLQMVRQNVFEFIKTIGTGEESAYSRYMQSATFLISDARTLTKVVDGVDALDMNNRDAMGDVYEYILGKMAASGTNGQFRTPRHIIRMIVDMMQPTPADYICDPAMGSAGFLVEAVKYIKEHHERAFYTAESVKHIKSSLINGNDTDPTMLRIGAMNIFYKDFLNPNRV; from the coding sequence ATGATAACCGGTGAAATAAAAAACAAGATAGACCAGATATGGGACACTTTCCACGTCTCTGGTATCACCAATCCTATTACTGTTTTAGAGCAGATGACTTATATCTTCTTTATGAAGATGCTTGACGACAAGCAGCTACAGGAGGAAGATACGGCACGTGACTTCGAAACTTCGATAAAGAACCCTACCTTCCTTGTAGGGCAGAACTGGTTTAATCCTGTCACCAAACAGAACGTGCCCTACGACAGTATGCGCTGGTCAGTGTTCCGCCATACTGGTCCTGAAAACATGCTCCAGATGGTGCGTCAGAACGTCTTTGAGTTCATCAAGACCATCGGAACAGGCGAGGAGAGTGCCTACAGCAGGTATATGCAGTCGGCTACCTTCCTCATCTCGGATGCACGCACACTGACGAAGGTGGTCGACGGGGTCGATGCCCTCGACATGAACAACCGTGATGCGATGGGCGATGTCTATGAGTATATCCTTGGTAAGATGGCTGCATCGGGCACTAACGGACAGTTCCGCACGCCCCGCCACATCATCCGTATGATTGTCGATATGATGCAGCCGACACCTGCCGACTACATCTGCGACCCTGCGATGGGTAGTGCTGGCTTCCTGGTGGAGGCGGTGAAGTATATCAAGGAGCACCACGAAAGGGCGTTCTATACGGCGGAATCAGTGAAGCATATCAAGAGCTCGCTCATCAATGGCAACGATACCGACCCTACGATGCTGCGTATCGGTGCAATGAACATCTTTTATAAGGACTTTCTTAACCCGAATCGCGTATAA